Proteins found in one Planctomycetota bacterium genomic segment:
- the pth gene encoding aminoacyl-tRNA hydrolase produces MKLIVGLGNPGVRYAETRHNVGWRVAEELAGRAEAGPWKEKFEARVTEARRGGEKVVLAQPLTYMNRSGIAVRQLMDFWKVGSADLLVVVDDLALELGRIRLRSEGSDGGHNGLESVIAHLGSEAFARLRVGIGPGPVAEEQADFVLAPFAEAERPVIVQAITWAADAAECWTTEGLEAAMNRFNPAGPTPETGGR; encoded by the coding sequence ATGAAGTTAATCGTGGGGCTTGGAAATCCGGGGGTGCGATACGCCGAGACGCGGCACAACGTGGGCTGGCGTGTCGCCGAGGAACTGGCCGGCCGGGCCGAGGCGGGACCCTGGAAGGAGAAGTTCGAGGCGCGGGTGACGGAGGCGCGCCGGGGCGGGGAGAAGGTGGTGCTCGCGCAACCGCTGACGTACATGAACCGTTCGGGGATCGCGGTGCGGCAGTTGATGGACTTCTGGAAAGTGGGGAGCGCAGACCTGCTGGTGGTGGTGGACGATCTGGCGCTGGAGTTGGGCCGTATCCGGCTGCGGTCGGAGGGTTCGGACGGAGGGCATAACGGGCTGGAGTCGGTGATCGCGCACCTGGGGAGCGAGGCGTTCGCCCGGCTACGGGTGGGAATCGGGCCCGGCCCGGTGGCCGAGGAGCAGGCGGATTTCGTGCTGGCGCCGTTTGCGGAAGCGGAGCGGCCGGTGATCGTCCAAGCGATTACGTGGGCGGCCGACGCGGCCGAATGCTGGACGACCGAAGGACTAGAGGCGGCCATGAACCGGTTCAATCCGGCCGGGCCGACCCCGGAAACAGGAGGCAGGTAA
- a CDS encoding 50S ribosomal protein L25 encodes MPAATETLHAKKREVSGSRACRRLRAEGLVPAILYGRKEEPEPLQVPSEELEETLRRPGRILELRVGRKKESVLVKAVQYDAFGSEIVHVDFVRVAMDEKVTLEVPVVLKGAPKQEHAVLQQALDSVEIECLPADIPESFVTPVGHLQVGEIVRVAQLEAPKGVRILTDPETIVATLTLAMKEEAVAAPAEAEVAAVEPELIGREKKEEEELLEEEEKKEKRPKKEEPE; translated from the coding sequence GTGCCGGCCGCAACTGAAACGCTTCACGCCAAGAAACGGGAGGTCTCCGGGAGCCGGGCATGCCGGCGCCTGAGAGCCGAGGGGCTGGTCCCCGCCATTCTCTACGGGCGCAAGGAAGAGCCGGAGCCGCTTCAGGTCCCCTCCGAGGAACTGGAGGAAACCCTGCGGCGTCCCGGCCGGATCCTCGAGTTGCGCGTTGGGCGGAAGAAGGAGTCCGTGCTTGTGAAGGCCGTGCAATACGACGCGTTCGGGAGCGAGATCGTGCACGTGGATTTCGTGCGAGTGGCGATGGACGAGAAGGTGACGCTGGAGGTTCCCGTGGTGCTGAAGGGCGCGCCGAAACAGGAACACGCGGTGCTCCAGCAGGCGCTGGACTCGGTCGAGATCGAGTGCCTGCCGGCCGACATTCCGGAATCGTTCGTCACGCCGGTGGGGCACCTCCAGGTGGGCGAGATAGTGCGCGTCGCCCAACTCGAGGCGCCGAAGGGCGTCCGCATCCTGACGGATCCGGAGACGATCGTGGCAACGTTGACGTTGGCGATGAAGGAAGAGGCCGTGGCGGCGCCGGCGGAAGCGGAAGTGGCGGCGGTGGAACCGGAACTCATCGGCCGCGAAAAGAAGGAAGAGGAAGAGTTGTTGGAAGAGGAAGAGAAGAAGGAGAAGCGCCCGAAGAAGGAGGAGCCGGAGTAG
- a CDS encoding ribose-phosphate pyrophosphokinase, translating into MDQLKVFSGSANRPLAEAIAKYLKKPLGKATFTRFPDGESFVKINEDVRGRDIFVVQPTCTPQNDHLMELLLFIDAAHRSSAERITAVMPYYGYARQDRKDEGRVPISAKLVANLLETAGADRILAVDLHAYQVQGFFDIPMDHLLAEPVIARYYRGLKLKNLTVVSPDVGNVKMARVYADMLGGDLAIIDKERLSGREVRAGALIGSVEGQNVLLVDDMITSGSTASEAAKLLKARGARDIYLAATHPVFCEGSMARLAEAPIQSITVTDTIPLCAEARKLKRIKVLSVAELLGEAIRRIHLHESVSELFDMGNQTSARKARRKGVIRAGRN; encoded by the coding sequence ATGGACCAACTGAAGGTATTCAGCGGCAGCGCGAACCGTCCTCTGGCCGAGGCCATCGCGAAGTACCTGAAGAAACCGCTGGGGAAGGCGACCTTTACGAGGTTCCCGGACGGCGAGTCCTTCGTCAAGATCAACGAGGACGTCCGAGGCCGGGACATCTTCGTCGTGCAGCCGACGTGCACGCCGCAGAACGACCACTTGATGGAACTCCTGCTGTTCATCGACGCGGCACACCGTTCGAGCGCGGAGCGGATCACGGCGGTGATGCCGTACTACGGGTACGCGCGTCAGGACCGGAAAGACGAGGGCCGGGTGCCGATCAGCGCGAAACTGGTGGCGAACCTTCTGGAGACGGCGGGAGCGGACCGGATCCTGGCGGTGGACCTGCACGCGTACCAGGTGCAGGGTTTCTTCGACATTCCGATGGATCACCTGCTGGCGGAGCCGGTCATCGCCCGGTACTATCGTGGGCTGAAATTGAAGAACCTGACGGTGGTTTCGCCGGACGTCGGGAACGTGAAGATGGCCCGGGTGTACGCGGACATGCTGGGCGGGGACCTGGCGATCATCGACAAGGAACGCCTGAGCGGTCGGGAAGTGCGTGCGGGCGCCCTGATCGGGAGCGTGGAGGGGCAAAACGTTCTGCTGGTGGATGACATGATCACGAGCGGATCGACGGCGTCGGAGGCGGCGAAATTGCTGAAGGCGCGGGGGGCGAGGGACATTTACCTGGCAGCGACGCATCCGGTGTTCTGCGAAGGATCGATGGCGCGTCTGGCGGAGGCGCCGATCCAGTCCATCACGGTGACCGACACGATTCCGCTGTGCGCCGAGGCGAGGAAGCTGAAGCGCATCAAGGTGCTGAGCGTGGCGGAACTGCTGGGGGAAGCGATCCGGCGGATCCACCTGCACGAGTCTGTCAGCGAACTGTTCGACATGGGAAACCAGACGAGCGCCCGGAAGGCGCGACGGAAAGGAGTCATCCGTGCCGGCCGCAACTGA
- a CDS encoding NTP transferase domain-containing protein — MQRPTKALILAAGTSTRMKSARSKVLHEVCGKAILAYVLDACREAGIEDLLVVVGHARDQVMEAFADAKDITWVVQEPQEGTAHAVMVAREALAGFKGDLVVLVGDAPLVRAETIRALLEAHQKEKADVTLVTAVLEDPKWFGRIVRDRKGNLQGIVEAKDASAKEQAIKEVNPSFYAFRWPALERVLGRITNKNAKGEYYLTDAIGLLTKGGSKAVAVPAAEPEEVQAVNSREDLAVVAGLARQRILGRLMAEGVTIEDPATTYIDWDVAVGAETRIGPCTVVHGPARIGKRCRVGPLAHLRPGTVLEDGAEVGAFVETKAHPVPAGETYVGVPAKPHRRRSGEKH, encoded by the coding sequence GCTCGAAGGTCCTGCACGAGGTGTGCGGGAAGGCAATCCTGGCGTACGTGCTGGACGCCTGCCGGGAGGCGGGCATCGAGGACTTGCTGGTGGTCGTCGGCCACGCACGGGACCAGGTGATGGAGGCCTTCGCCGACGCCAAGGACATCACATGGGTGGTGCAGGAGCCGCAGGAGGGCACGGCCCACGCGGTGATGGTGGCGCGGGAGGCTCTGGCGGGTTTCAAGGGCGACCTGGTGGTGCTGGTGGGCGACGCGCCGCTGGTGCGGGCGGAGACGATCCGGGCGCTGCTCGAGGCCCATCAGAAGGAAAAAGCCGACGTGACGCTGGTGACGGCGGTGCTGGAGGATCCGAAGTGGTTCGGCCGGATCGTCCGGGACCGCAAGGGAAATCTGCAGGGCATCGTCGAGGCGAAGGACGCGAGCGCGAAGGAGCAGGCGATTAAGGAGGTGAACCCTTCGTTCTACGCGTTCCGGTGGCCGGCGCTGGAGCGGGTCCTCGGGCGGATCACGAACAAGAACGCCAAGGGCGAGTATTACCTGACGGACGCGATCGGCCTGCTGACCAAGGGCGGGTCCAAAGCGGTGGCGGTGCCGGCCGCGGAGCCGGAGGAAGTCCAGGCCGTCAACAGCCGGGAGGACCTGGCGGTCGTGGCGGGGCTGGCGCGGCAGCGGATTCTCGGGCGGCTGATGGCCGAGGGCGTCACGATCGAGGACCCGGCGACGACGTACATTGATTGGGACGTCGCGGTGGGTGCGGAGACGCGAATCGGCCCATGCACGGTGGTTCACGGCCCGGCGCGGATCGGAAAGCGGTGCCGGGTGGGACCCCTGGCGCACCTTCGGCCGGGAACGGTGCTCGAGGACGGAGCCGAGGTGGGCGCGTTCGTCGAGACGAAGGCGCATCCGGTTCCGGCGGGCGAGACGTACGTGGGCGTTCCGGCGAAACCGCACCGGCGCAGGAGCGGGGAGAAACACTAA